In the Bdellovibrionota bacterium genome, TTCCACGTGTACGGCGTACCGTCTTTATGATCGAGAAATCCGGCCGCCCATCCGTGGGACTGAATCAGAACGGAAAGCAAGGAGCCGGCGGCTGCGAACCATTTCCTCATGGACTCACGCCTCGATGAAGTTCCACCAACTGACGCAAATCGGACCACGCAAGCCTCACAGGCTGCTTCGACGTAATCCTCGCAGAGATCTTGGCGGCAAATTCAGCGGTCTTCTTATCCTGGAGTCGATCAAAAAGCCCTCGGTTCCCGAATTCGTTGCGGAGTAAAGATTTATCCAGATTCCCCGGTTTGCTGATCATTCGGAACACTCCCTGGCCGAAACCCACGGGACTCGCAAAGCCGATGGAACTTTTGGCGGGCAGGAATACAACCACTCGCTCTCCGAGCCGGAAATGAGGAAGCGTCCCGATCGGCATCACGTTTCCGCTGGACGTCTGGATCGCCAATTGGCGCACGACGACGTCTTTGCCGGAAGGTCCCTTTAAACGTTCCTCCACGTGAATCCGCGCCACCGAGGCTGGAAGTTTGTGGAACGCGGCTTTTTCCGTGGTTACCGAAACCACCGTGCCCAAAACGATCGACTCAGCCCCATCCGTTATTTCCTCGATATTCATGGGTAGCGTCAACGTGGCTCCCGCTGGCGACAGACGGAGCATCAGGGAAACTGAGCTTACGCAGAGAAAGATCAAAATTTTTCCTTTCACCATCGGAATTTTCCTCCTAGAAGGGCCTGCCCTCGAACAAACCAGGGAACGCCTTCTGTGGCATACGGAGAAACTTCGGCGGAAACCGGTTCCATGTACCACGAAAATCCATCGCTCATTCGATATTCGAATCGAAGAGCGATGAGGGCGGCCACAGCAATGAACGACCGGTCGTTTCCATAATAATAGTCCAGCAGCGCTCCGACCCGTGGGATCATCTCCAGTCTTCCCCAGCGTCGGGCCAAGATCGCCAAGTCGACTCCGCCCTGAATATCCGAAAATCCACCCCCCATCGCGTAGGAAAACGGGACCCCCACCGTAACCTTCGGAGCGACCTGATGCTCATAAGCCGCGCCGATCCGAAACTGCGTCGTTCCATACCGATGAATATTAAAAACCGGACCAAGTCCAAGACGAAGATTCTGATCGCCTCCCTCGACCGCCGAAGCCGTTGCTGTCGCGGGTTCGGTCGTCGGCTCCCTCGGACCCACGACGGCCGAATTTGGCCTCGCCGGTACCTCGGCTGAAATTCCTGTTGCGTGTGCAACAGCCGCCTTGGAATTCGATTTCCCTTCCGTATCCAAGCGAACCAGCGGCTTCTCAATCCATCCCTCCCCCACCGATCCATCCAAATACTCGAGACGCAGCCGGTACCATTCCTTGTTCTGGGAAAGGACTTGAACGCGGTCCCCTTCCTTGAACTTCGTCAGCACATTCGCTTCGATATCTGGAGCCTTTCGAACCATCGCTCGACGCCCCACAACCGTTCCGGAGTAGGTTTTCTTCTTTCCGACGGTATCTTCGGGTCGCACAAGTTTTTGCACGAGAATCGCGCCTGCTTCCACCCATCCGGTCCGTTCCTCCATATTTTTCGTGTAACGGACGAAGTACCGGGTGCCCTGTTTTCCGTACACGCGCACCTTCTCTCCCTTCAATAGACTGGCCAGGGGGAAATAACTTGTGTCAAAACTGCTGAACACTTGTACGGAGGAGGCTTGAACGATGCCTTCCCGATAAACATCGGCTGCATGAGCGGACCCGAACTCGGCCGAGACCGCCAGCAAGAACGCTAAAGTTACAAATGTCCGAGAATGGCCGAACAGGATTGAGATATCTTACGGTCGCCCGATGGATCTGTCCAACCCTCCGAAATAGTTTACAGATTTCGGATCCCTTTCTATACTTCCGGAAGGTCGATCTTTTCTTTAGCGAGGTGAATCTACCGTGAGAAAACTTTGGAATATTTTGGTTTTGGTGGTTCTGGTCCCCTTTCTTTCCCATTGCGCCAAGCAAGGAAAGTCCGTAACTCCTTCCCCTGCCCCTGAGAAAAAGGAAACAATCGTCGGAAAAACTGCGGAAAAGAAGGCGGTTACCGAAAAAGCTGAAGAGAAGAAATCGGCGGACGGTCTCCATATTCTCGAGGCTGTCGTTTGCCGGTCTATTGAAAATCGCGCGCCGGTCGGTACATCGAACGCGTTCCCCGCTGATGTTGGACGTCTGTATGTGTTCACCAAGCTAGCCACGACCGAGAGCGACTCGTCCATCATGCATGTCTGGTATTTTGGGAATAAAGAGGTAGGCACGGTTAAGCTTCCGGTTCGCGGACCTCAGTGGCGAACGTACAGCTCGAAAACCGTCAACCCGTCGCAAAAGGGAGAGTGGCGGGTCGAGGTGAAAACAGCCAACGACCATCTGCTCGAGAGCGTGAGCTTCAAAGTCGAGTAAATTCTTGGATTCGGGCTGCGTACGGAGGCTCCGGCGCCCCACTGTGCTGAAGTTGGGCGTGTCCAAAAACGCAACTCCTTGACAATATTAGGAATCTTGTCCTGCGTAGAGCGGCACGCTTCTTGGACTTTGGGATTATCACCATGTCCAAGTACCGCAGTTTGGCCCTCCTGGTTCTCTTCCTTTCGACGCTGCTCACCTTTGCGTGCGGCAGTGGAACTGGAGACAACCAAAGCAACGTCGTTGCAACCCCAACTCCAGCACCGACTCCAACGGTTGTCCCAACACCCCCGAGCTACAATCTCGAATATTTCGCTAAGGTCTCCTCAAGCGAACCGTCGGACATAACGAACTTCGGCTCGGATAACATCAACGATGGATTTACGGGGAGCCCGTCCAATGTCTCCGGATTCATTTGGAAACCCAAACCGGGGACTCAGAACAGTTCCTACGTCAAGCTCGAATGGAACAGTTTGGTGAACATCGACGAAATTCGGCTGTTCGACAGCCCCGTCGGCGGGCAGATAATCCGTAAAGGTCGTATTAAATTTGAAAATAGTAAAGATAGTTCGAAGAATTTCGACCCCGTAGACTTCGAGAACCTGCCCGACGATGCGACAACTGCCGGCATCGTGAAGGGACCGGGATCCCCCGTAGATAGCGTAAAGATTGAAATTTCCGACGCCACGTCAGACGCTGGTTTGGCGGAAGTCGTCGTTTCCGGCATCCGTGTCGACGAAGAAATCGCCGAAGGAAACGTGGGGCTCTATGGCCACGTGCCCCTGGAAAAGGGGTATTCGTCCGTTTTCGGCGGAGGCGGTGCCGACGTTGGTCTTTATCGCACGTATCTGATTAAGAATGAGAAGAAGGACGGTACGACGGATAGCGAAGTCAGCTGGGTATCCAATGGAAATGGGACGGGAGCTTTTGTCAAAATGGAGTTCGACGTGGCTTACACAATTAAGGCCGTCTACGTCTATGACCGCCTTGAGGCTGGGAAGGCCCGAATTAAGAAAGGTGTTATTCGGTTCGTAGACGCCGGATCAAAGGCGAGCTTCGCCAAATCCTCCGACCCGGCGGCGCCGGCAAATCTTCTCGTGACCGATCTGCCCACTCCGGTGATATCCAAATTGATTGAAATCGACGTGGAAGAACTCGAACCGGGAACGGACGCCAACACCGGCATCTCGGAAGTCGAAATCATCGGCTCGTACAAGCCGGCTTCGTAAACTAACGCTTCAGCGCCTCGATCTGTTCCTGAATCTCCTGACGATTCTTAGCCTTCGGTTCGAGCTTCAAATACTTTTGGAGCGATGCAATCGCCTTTTCCTTTTGCTCCAATTCCGTGTAGGCAAGACCCAAGTAATAGTGAGCCTCGCCGTTCTTGGGGTCGGAATCGGCCACGGCACCGAACATTTCAGCAGCTCGTTTGAAGTTCTTCCGTTCATACGCGATCTTTCCAAGATTCATTCGAGCGACCGTATCTTTCGGATTCTCCGAAAGACGGCGCTCGAAATCGGCTTCTGCTTCCCGCCGTACGTCACCCGGCGCGTAAGTATCCGCCGCTTTGTTCACGTCCGTCCGCGATCCAAGTCCGGTCAAGGGATTCACCTGGATGGCCTTGCCAAACTCATCGTTGGCGGCACGCGTCATCCCTTTCTTGGTATAGAGCTGACCCAACCGATAATGGGCGTCGGTTAATTTTGGATTGAGTTCAAGGGCTTTCTTCTGGAGCGTAATCGCCCGATCCAATTCTCCTTTCTCTGCAGCTATGCGGCCCAATCCGTAATACGAATCCGCCAAGGTCGGGTCGTACGCCCTCGCCTCCTCGAAATGCTTCTCCGCCGATGTAAAATCCTGATCGTTCAATTTATGAATCCCGAGGAGGGCGTGAGCGGAGGCCTCTTTTGGATTGTCCGAAAGCGCCTGTTCCAGCTGGGAGGCCGATTCTTTATTCTTCCCCATAGAATAGAGAGCTTCGCCCAGCTTGAATCTCGCGGTTGAATCTTTGGGGTGCGTGGTTAGATAACGCTCCAAGATTGAAGCCGCTCCTTTTGGATTCTTCTTGTCCATTTCAAGATCGGACAACACCATCACCGCCTCTCGGTGGTCCGGATGATCGGAAACAACAGCACTTAGCTGTGTCGCGGCGGCACCGTAGTTCTCGCGCTTCTGATATATCCGAGCCAAATCGAGCCGGGCGGCGACAAAATCCGAGCGAGCGTTGATCGCCCTCTGAAGCGAGGCCAATTTTTGGTCCTCTTCGTCCTTTTTGTCGTAGAGCTTAGACTTCTCATACCAAGCGTCCGCATTTTTTTCGTCCCGAGCGATAGCTTGATCAAATGCCTTGAGCGCCGATTCCTTCTTCTTTTGAGCGGCTAGTGTCAGGCCATATTCGTAGTGAACATCGCTGTTCGCTTCTCCAAGTCCTATCGCACGAGCGAATTCCTTTTCGGCTTCGGTGTAGTTTTTCCATCGCCGTTGAATCATCCCCAAACGTACGTGGGAACGTACGTTCTTGGGCTGGCGTTGTGCGACGACCGAATAGGCGTTGAACGAGGCCTGGAGGGCTCCTTTCTCATAGTAGAGCTCACCCAGGATTTCCTGGCTTTCCGAATCGTTCGGCTGAAGTCGTACGGCGCTCACCAGGGGCTTTTCTGCCTTGTCCTTCTGGCCGAGGCCCCAAAGGAGGGCGCCCATGCGTGCATGAGCTTTTGCATTGCCGGGATTCATTCGAGTGACCGTGCGATACGCTTCCACGGCTTCTTCCTTTTGACTGCTCTGTTCCAAAGCCTCCGCAGTTTTGAACGCCAGATTTTCGTCCTTCGGCGCGAGCTTGGCGGCTTTACCGTAAGCCTCGGCAGCCCCCTTCCAATCCTTCACTTCTCGAAGTGAGTCGGCACGACCCTTGTGTGCGGCCAAATTCTTATCATCCAGACGCGCCGCACGCCCGAACGCGTCGGCGGCTTCAGGGTATCGGCCCAATTTCACATACGTTTTGGCCAACTCCATGAAATAGCCCTTGTTGTTCGAGTCCGAATCCGCTGCTCTTCGATACGCAACCGAAGCGGCTTCATATTGCTTTCCGCGCGAAAGAACTTGGCCATATTCGTACTGATATTTCGGGTTCTTGGGTTCCAGAACCGTGGCTTTTTCATAGGCCGCCGTGGATTTTTCCACCGTACCGTGCATCCCTTCCAACCGGCCGATCTCCGCCTGGAAATCCGCTCGTTGCGGCTCCACAGCCGCGGCCTTACGAAACGTCGTCAATGCGGGACCCGTTTCCCGTCGAGCCAACTGAATTCGGCCGACTCGTTCCAGCGCATGAACGTTTCTCGGTTCCAGTGCCACCACCGCCTGGTAACTTTCGAGGGCTTTCGTGTACGCCGGCAATTCGTAATAAAGATCGGCCAACATCATGTGGCCGTCCTTATGCTTGGGCCTCGCCGCAACAAGGTTGCGCAACGATTGCCGCGCTCCGTCCTTCTGCCCCGCCTCGACCTGCGCTTTCGCCAAGTCGAAATAGGTCTCCGGCTTTTGCGGATTGAG is a window encoding:
- a CDS encoding DUF2914 domain-containing protein, with product MRKLWNILVLVVLVPFLSHCAKQGKSVTPSPAPEKKETIVGKTAEKKAVTEKAEEKKSADGLHILEAVVCRSIENRAPVGTSNAFPADVGRLYVFTKLATTESDSSIMHVWYFGNKEVGTVKLPVRGPQWRTYSSKTVNPSQKGEWRVEVKTANDHLLESVSFKVE
- a CDS encoding tetratricopeptide repeat protein, coding for MSFRWVTKLLFSGLLASWVLGGIALAQGNSPLERGIQLAKQGHYEAAGPLFEEAAKASPQDARAQYWLGRTLEEKDQFDAALDRFKKAVILNPKSAEAYLGIGRMEDRKGNVQGATIAYERALEIDKNLAEAHAALGLIAIRKGDNGKAERSFKKAVSIDGSSKSARLGLAQVEIKKGKTENGVRLLEDLKRDYPRDSEIRATLGNAYAQLGKNDSAVAELRAATELNSKSDAAWVGLGNALTKKRDFAGAEAAYRVAVKTGKDSFSTHLALGNSLVAQGRNEEALKEFERASDAKPLNGVAHREECKILLKLEKWAASEQAARQAIQGDSRDSAGYRCLGESLMAQGRLDDAREPLKKAVDLNSDDMTARLRLAELLDKQGDKSGALNQYEAIGKTPSDVQPLGWLGAGRLSLEKKKYSDAEKNFERALEKRPADPNVLNSLGEAAFGRGKLDPALAYFERATASSEKFHRGYANKGRVYVERKEWPKAKESYRQATALSADNVEYWKGFAGAANASKDSATEITAYEKLAKLQPKEKDHFLRLAVLYRSEKRIPEARATYRQVLALDPKETDAYRALGEMAFTEGNDKEAEAQYSKVLELDSKDARACRVLGTIAFRTNRNDRAVQNLERAIELDRKDAESAYLLGKTREKQGDRDRAIGAYEQAFSIDSGKIDAGYRAAALHAEKGNKSRAVELLKEVVKRDSKNLEAWAKLGRLDIELKQWAEAASAYENLRTLQKADATSSLGLATAYNEMKQWPKAVTAYHQAVQLNPQKPETYFDLAKAQVEAGQKDGARQSLRNLVAARPKHKDGHMMLADLYYELPAYTKALESYQAVVALEPRNVHALERVGRIQLARRETGPALTTFRKAAAVEPQRADFQAEIGRLEGMHGTVEKSTAAYEKATVLEPKNPKYQYEYGQVLSRGKQYEAASVAYRRAADSDSNNKGYFMELAKTYVKLGRYPEAADAFGRAARLDDKNLAAHKGRADSLREVKDWKGAAEAYGKAAKLAPKDENLAFKTAEALEQSSQKEEAVEAYRTVTRMNPGNAKAHARMGALLWGLGQKDKAEKPLVSAVRLQPNDSESQEILGELYYEKGALQASFNAYSVVAQRQPKNVRSHVRLGMIQRRWKNYTEAEKEFARAIGLGEANSDVHYEYGLTLAAQKKKESALKAFDQAIARDEKNADAWYEKSKLYDKKDEEDQKLASLQRAINARSDFVAARLDLARIYQKRENYGAAATQLSAVVSDHPDHREAVMVLSDLEMDKKNPKGAASILERYLTTHPKDSTARFKLGEALYSMGKNKESASQLEQALSDNPKEASAHALLGIHKLNDQDFTSAEKHFEEARAYDPTLADSYYGLGRIAAEKGELDRAITLQKKALELNPKLTDAHYRLGQLYTKKGMTRAANDEFGKAIQVNPLTGLGSRTDVNKAADTYAPGDVRREAEADFERRLSENPKDTVARMNLGKIAYERKNFKRAAEMFGAVADSDPKNGEAHYYLGLAYTELEQKEKAIASLQKYLKLEPKAKNRQEIQEQIEALKR
- a CDS encoding SH3 domain-containing protein, yielding MLAVSAEFGSAHAADVYREGIVQASSVQVFSSFDTSYFPLASLLKGEKVRVYGKQGTRYFVRYTKNMEERTGWVEAGAILVQKLVRPEDTVGKKKTYSGTVVGRRAMVRKAPDIEANVLTKFKEGDRVQVLSQNKEWYRLRLEYLDGSVGEGWIEKPLVRLDTEGKSNSKAAVAHATGISAEVPARPNSAVVGPREPTTEPATATASAVEGGDQNLRLGLGPVFNIHRYGTTQFRIGAAYEHQVAPKVTVGVPFSYAMGGGFSDIQGGVDLAILARRWGRLEMIPRVGALLDYYYGNDRSFIAVAALIALRFEYRMSDGFSWYMEPVSAEVSPYATEGVPWFVRGQALLGGKFRW